A window of Rhinatrema bivittatum chromosome 2, aRhiBiv1.1, whole genome shotgun sequence contains these coding sequences:
- the UBA5 gene encoding ubiquitin-like modifier-activating enzyme 5 isoform X2, whose protein sequence is MNYVRLMALKRMGIVKDYEKIRTFTVAVVGVGGVGSVTAEMLTRCGIGKLLLFDYDKVELANMNRLFFQPHQAGLSKVQAAEHTLRNINPDVQFEVHNYNITTLDNFQHFMDRISNGALEEGKPVDLVLSCVDNFEARMAINTACNELGQIWMESGVSENAVSGHIQLMRPGETACFACAPPLVVAANIDERTLKREGVCAASLPTTMGVVAGILVQNVLKYLLNFGTVSFYLGYNAMQDFFPTMAMKPNPNCDDKNCRKQQEEYKRKEATQPKQIMVEEKEEEIMHEDNEWGIELVAEVSEEELKAASGPIPDLPEGITVAYTIPNKEAELPAGETVEESEQSLDELMAKMRNM, encoded by the exons atgaattacgT ccGCCTGATGGCATTAAAGCGAATGGGAATTGTGAAGGACTATGAG aAAATCCGCACTTTCACTGTAGCAGTTGTAGGTGTTGGAGGCGTTGGTAGTGTGACTGCTGAAATGCTGACAAGATGTGGCATTGGTAAG CTGCTGCTGTTTGATTACGACAAGGTGGAACTAGCGAACATGAACAGGCTCTTTTTTCAGCCGCACCAGGCCGGGCTCAGCAAAGTGCAGGCCGCAGAGCACACCTTGAG GAATATAAATCCTGATGTTCAGTTTGAGGTGCATAACTACAATATTACAACCTTGGACAATTTTCAGCATTTCATGGATAGGATAAG TAATGGGGCACTGGAAGAAGGGAAGCCTGTTGATCTTGTACTGAGTTGTGTGGATAACTTTGAAGCTCGAATGGCAATCAACACT GCCTGTAATGAACTTGGACAGATCTGGATGGAATCAGGAGTGAGTGAAAACGCGGTGTCGGGACACATCCAACTGATGAGACCTGGGGAGACGGCCTGCTTTGCG TGTGCTCCTCCCCTGGTTGTTGCTGCAAATATCGATGAGCGGACGTTGaagcgggagggggtgtgtgctGCCAGCCTCCCTACCACCATGGGTGTGGTTGCAGGGATTCTCGTGCAGAATGTCCTGAA ATATTTACTAAATTTTGGCACTGTGAGTTTTTACCTGGGTTATAATGCAATGCAGGATTTCTTTCCTACAATGGCCATGAAGCCAAACCCAAATTGTGATGATAAAAATTGCAGGAAGCAACAGGAAGAGTACAAG AGAAAAGAAGCAACACAACCGAAACAGATTATGgtagaagagaaagaagaagaaatcatGCATGAAGACAACGAATGGG GCATTGAGCTGGTTGCGGAGGTGTcggaagaggaactgaaggcagcCTCTGGTCCCATCCCAGATTTACCAGAGGGAATCACAGTAGCATACACCATACCAAACAAG
- the UBA5 gene encoding ubiquitin-like modifier-activating enzyme 5 isoform X1, whose protein sequence is MGRSESCRSGGRERKEAAAAAGALFSLAQCRRGPEIGSGSGGFYPLPYPPFGLSSMASAGLVEELRHRIRELEAELSRERAKGRPEGGGQSRPRIPSMSPEVLDSNPYSRLMALKRMGIVKDYEKIRTFTVAVVGVGGVGSVTAEMLTRCGIGKLLLFDYDKVELANMNRLFFQPHQAGLSKVQAAEHTLRNINPDVQFEVHNYNITTLDNFQHFMDRISNGALEEGKPVDLVLSCVDNFEARMAINTACNELGQIWMESGVSENAVSGHIQLMRPGETACFACAPPLVVAANIDERTLKREGVCAASLPTTMGVVAGILVQNVLKYLLNFGTVSFYLGYNAMQDFFPTMAMKPNPNCDDKNCRKQQEEYKRKEATQPKQIMVEEKEEEIMHEDNEWGIELVAEVSEEELKAASGPIPDLPEGITVAYTIPNKEAELPAGETVEESEQSLDELMAKMRNM, encoded by the exons ATGGGGAGGAGTGAGAGCTGTAGGAGTGGCGGGAGAGAGCggaaggaagctgctgctgctgcaggcgctctcttctctttggctcagTGCAGACGTGGCCCTGAGATCGGCAGCGGAAGCGGGGGGTTCTATCCTCTCCCTTACCCTCCCTTCGGGCTCTCCAGCATGGCCTCCGCGGGGCTGGTGGAGGAGCTGCGGCACCGGATCCGGGAGCTGGAAGCCGAGCTGAGCCGCGAGAGAGCCAAGGGGCGGCCGGAGGGCGGCGGGCAGTCGCGGCCCCGCATCCCCAGCATGAGCCCCGAGGTGCTGGATAGTAACCCTTACAG ccGCCTGATGGCATTAAAGCGAATGGGAATTGTGAAGGACTATGAG aAAATCCGCACTTTCACTGTAGCAGTTGTAGGTGTTGGAGGCGTTGGTAGTGTGACTGCTGAAATGCTGACAAGATGTGGCATTGGTAAG CTGCTGCTGTTTGATTACGACAAGGTGGAACTAGCGAACATGAACAGGCTCTTTTTTCAGCCGCACCAGGCCGGGCTCAGCAAAGTGCAGGCCGCAGAGCACACCTTGAG GAATATAAATCCTGATGTTCAGTTTGAGGTGCATAACTACAATATTACAACCTTGGACAATTTTCAGCATTTCATGGATAGGATAAG TAATGGGGCACTGGAAGAAGGGAAGCCTGTTGATCTTGTACTGAGTTGTGTGGATAACTTTGAAGCTCGAATGGCAATCAACACT GCCTGTAATGAACTTGGACAGATCTGGATGGAATCAGGAGTGAGTGAAAACGCGGTGTCGGGACACATCCAACTGATGAGACCTGGGGAGACGGCCTGCTTTGCG TGTGCTCCTCCCCTGGTTGTTGCTGCAAATATCGATGAGCGGACGTTGaagcgggagggggtgtgtgctGCCAGCCTCCCTACCACCATGGGTGTGGTTGCAGGGATTCTCGTGCAGAATGTCCTGAA ATATTTACTAAATTTTGGCACTGTGAGTTTTTACCTGGGTTATAATGCAATGCAGGATTTCTTTCCTACAATGGCCATGAAGCCAAACCCAAATTGTGATGATAAAAATTGCAGGAAGCAACAGGAAGAGTACAAG AGAAAAGAAGCAACACAACCGAAACAGATTATGgtagaagagaaagaagaagaaatcatGCATGAAGACAACGAATGGG GCATTGAGCTGGTTGCGGAGGTGTcggaagaggaactgaaggcagcCTCTGGTCCCATCCCAGATTTACCAGAGGGAATCACAGTAGCATACACCATACCAAACAAG